One Porphyromonas pogonae genomic region harbors:
- the folD gene encoding bifunctional methylenetetrahydrofolate dehydrogenase/methenyltetrahydrofolate cyclohydrolase FolD, with protein sequence METNTYKILDGKAISDQIKKEIAEEVAAMVAAGKKRPHLAAVLVGHDGGSETYVASKVKACEQVGFKSSLLRFESDVTEKELLDCVEKLNNDEDVDGFIVQLPLPKHIDEQKVIEAVDPAKDVDGFHPINVGRMSIGLPCFVSATPQGIVELLKRYEIPTQGKHCVVLGRSNIVGKPISLLLLQKGYPGDCTVTVCHSRTPNIKEICLQADIIIAALGSPEFVKADMVKKGAVIVDVGTTRVPDASRKSGFRLTGDVKFDEVAPLCSYITPVPGGVGPMTIVSLMLNTLQAGKK encoded by the coding sequence ATGGAAACTAATACATATAAAATCCTTGATGGTAAAGCTATCTCGGATCAAATAAAAAAGGAAATAGCAGAAGAAGTTGCCGCTATGGTGGCAGCAGGGAAGAAGCGTCCTCACCTGGCAGCAGTATTGGTAGGGCACGATGGCGGAAGCGAAACTTATGTAGCGAGCAAGGTAAAGGCTTGTGAGCAAGTAGGGTTTAAGTCGTCGCTGCTTCGTTTCGAATCAGATGTGACTGAAAAGGAACTTCTTGATTGTGTGGAAAAACTCAACAACGATGAGGATGTCGATGGTTTCATTGTACAACTCCCTCTTCCCAAACATATAGATGAACAAAAGGTCATAGAGGCTGTAGATCCTGCTAAGGATGTGGATGGCTTTCATCCAATCAACGTGGGACGTATGAGTATCGGGTTGCCTTGTTTTGTATCAGCTACACCACAAGGTATCGTAGAACTTCTCAAGAGATATGAGATTCCTACCCAAGGAAAGCATTGTGTAGTGCTGGGGCGTAGCAACATTGTAGGTAAACCCATATCTCTGTTGCTTTTGCAGAAAGGATATCCCGGTGATTGCACTGTGACTGTGTGTCATAGCCGCACGCCCAACATTAAAGAGATTTGTTTGCAAGCGGATATCATCATTGCTGCACTGGGAAGTCCCGAGTTTGTTAAGGCTGATATGGTGAAAAAAGGAGCTGTCATCGTTGATGTAGGCACCACACGAGTTCCTGATGCTTCAAGAAAAAGCGGATTCAGACTCACAGGTGATGTGAAGTTTGACGAAGTTGCCCCTTTGTGTTCATATATTACGCCTGTGCCTGGCGGTGTAGGCCCCATGACCATCGTTTCTCTCATGCTAAATACCTTACAAGCAGGTAAAAAATAA
- a CDS encoding TatD family hydrolase, whose product MIIDIHTHHTHTDSLELSIRNIYPREINQESLTGYYSTGIHPWHLSRAEKDMELIRNNINDPKLLAIGECGLDKLSQYPMQTQEHILIQQVELARENTLPLIIHLVKAQDLLISIKRDHPTGQAWIIHGFRGKPEQAKQLLSHGFLLSFGHLFNSRSALLAYQEHSMFIETDNDTKHSISSNYQMIASSLNISPTTLEERCYNTFLNTFTKVKSLSL is encoded by the coding sequence ATGATTATTGATATTCATACACACCACACGCATACCGACTCTCTCGAGCTATCGATACGTAATATTTACCCTCGAGAAATCAATCAGGAGTCTCTGACAGGTTATTACTCTACAGGTATTCATCCTTGGCATTTGTCCCGAGCAGAGAAGGATATGGAGCTAATCAGGAATAACATCAATGACCCTAAATTATTGGCGATAGGAGAATGTGGATTGGACAAACTAAGCCAATATCCCATGCAAACCCAAGAGCACATATTGATACAGCAAGTAGAATTGGCTCGCGAAAATACCTTACCTCTGATTATACACCTCGTCAAAGCACAAGACCTACTTATTTCTATAAAACGTGATCATCCCACCGGGCAAGCTTGGATCATCCATGGCTTCAGAGGTAAACCCGAGCAAGCAAAACAGCTTTTGAGCCATGGATTTCTTCTGAGTTTTGGGCACCTGTTCAATTCCCGGAGTGCACTACTTGCTTATCAGGAGCACTCCATGTTCATAGAAACAGATAATGACACGAAACACTCCATCTCTTCTAATTACCAAATGATAGCATCTTCACTCAACATTTCACCCACTACACTCGAAGAAAGGTGTTATAATACATTTCTAAATACTTTTACTAAAGTGAAATCACTATCTTTGTAA
- the yidD gene encoding membrane protein insertion efficiency factor YidD: protein MKKILSQLLLLPIYFYKSCISPLTPPSCRFTPTCSTYAVEAIKKHGPFKGGWLAIKRIFRCHPWGGSGYDPVP from the coding sequence ATAAAAAAGATACTCTCACAGCTTCTTTTGTTACCGATATATTTCTACAAAAGCTGTATCTCCCCCCTCACCCCCCCATCATGTCGCTTTACTCCCACATGCTCTACTTATGCAGTGGAAGCAATCAAAAAGCATGGACCATTCAAGGGGGGCTGGTTGGCTATCAAAAGAATATTCAGATGCCACCCCTGGGGAGGAAGTGGCTATGACCCTGTACCATGA
- the tyrS gene encoding tyrosine--tRNA ligase, with protein sequence MNFVEELRWRGMIHDMMPGTEELLNKEMTSAYVGIDPTADSLHIGHLVGVMMLRHLQRAGHRPIALIGGATGMIGDPSMKSAERNLLSEDDLRHNQECIKKQLSKFLDFESDAPNAAVLVNNYDWMKDYSFLTFIRDIGKHITVNYMMAKDSVKKRLSSDSGVGMSFTEFSYQLLQGYDFLYLYRNLGCKLQMGGSDQWGNITTGTELIRRKEAGEAFALTCPLITKADGGKFGKTESGNVWLDPERTSPYAFYQFWINVSDSDAAKYIKIFTSLSEEEINALEKEQEAAPHLRALQKRLAEEITVMVHSREDYEAAVEASNILFGQGTAEALRKLSPKMIEEVFAGVPQFTISKDELQQGVKVIDLLTEEAAVFGSKGELRKLIQSGGVSVNKEKISEQDHLITTKDLLGDKYLLAQRGKKNYFLLKVNE encoded by the coding sequence ATGAACTTTGTAGAAGAATTGCGCTGGCGTGGAATGATACACGACATGATGCCGGGTACTGAAGAATTGCTTAATAAAGAGATGACCTCGGCTTACGTGGGTATAGATCCTACAGCAGATTCACTGCATATAGGGCACCTTGTAGGAGTCATGATGCTACGCCATTTACAAAGAGCTGGACACAGACCTATTGCCCTTATAGGAGGAGCTACCGGCATGATTGGTGACCCGTCTATGAAATCTGCGGAGAGAAATTTATTATCCGAGGATGATCTGCGTCACAATCAGGAATGTATCAAAAAACAGCTCAGTAAGTTCCTTGACTTCGAAAGCGATGCACCCAATGCTGCGGTCTTGGTCAATAATTATGATTGGATGAAGGACTATTCCTTCCTCACCTTTATCCGTGATATCGGTAAGCATATTACTGTAAACTATATGATGGCAAAAGATAGTGTAAAGAAAAGACTTAGCTCGGATAGTGGTGTGGGTATGTCTTTCACTGAATTTAGCTACCAACTCCTGCAAGGCTACGACTTTCTTTATTTATACCGCAACCTGGGCTGTAAGCTTCAGATGGGGGGATCAGACCAGTGGGGCAATATCACTACCGGTACAGAGCTGATACGCCGTAAAGAAGCCGGTGAGGCCTTTGCACTCACATGCCCTCTCATCACCAAGGCTGACGGCGGTAAGTTCGGTAAAACGGAGAGTGGCAATGTATGGCTCGATCCCGAGAGGACATCACCCTACGCATTCTACCAATTTTGGATCAACGTCAGTGACTCTGATGCTGCTAAATATATCAAGATATTTACCTCTCTGAGTGAAGAAGAGATAAATGCTTTGGAGAAAGAGCAAGAGGCTGCACCCCACTTGCGTGCACTCCAGAAGAGACTTGCAGAAGAGATTACCGTGATGGTACATAGTCGTGAGGATTACGAGGCTGCAGTAGAAGCATCCAATATTCTATTTGGACAAGGTACTGCAGAGGCTCTTCGCAAACTAAGCCCCAAGATGATCGAAGAAGTCTTTGCCGGAGTACCTCAATTTACCATCTCCAAAGATGAGTTGCAGCAAGGTGTCAAGGTAATTGATCTCCTTACCGAAGAAGCTGCAGTATTCGGTTCCAAAGGTGAATTACGTAAACTAATCCAATCAGGAGGTGTAAGCGTGAATAAAGAAAAGATTTCTGAGCAGGATCATCTCATAACTACGAAAGATCTTCTTGGAGACAAGTATTTGTTGGCACAGCGTGGTAAGAAAAATTACTTCCTACTCAAGGTAAACGAATAG
- a CDS encoding uroporphyrinogen-III synthase codes for MSVKKILVSQPKPESGKSPYYDIAEKNHAIVEFRPFIKVESLSAREFRNQKVNILDHTAIIFTGKKAIDHFFELTEQLRIVMPETMKYFCVSEQVAVYLQKYIVYRKRKVFFGQTGQLPDLVTVIHKHNKENYFLPLAEEHKSDLIDMLRAKKIQFSTGIMYRTVSNDFDPEEKLDFDMILFFSPAGVSALCKNFPDFQQGDIKLGAFGPSTSKAIEEAGLRLDLSAPTPEAPSMTMALDQYLAKHKN; via the coding sequence ATGAGCGTAAAGAAAATACTCGTTTCTCAGCCTAAACCGGAATCAGGCAAATCTCCCTATTATGACATAGCTGAGAAGAACCATGCCATTGTTGAGTTCAGACCATTTATTAAAGTGGAATCTCTATCAGCAAGGGAATTCAGGAACCAAAAGGTCAACATTCTTGATCATACAGCTATTATCTTCACCGGCAAGAAAGCTATCGATCATTTCTTCGAACTGACAGAACAACTCAGGATAGTTATGCCGGAGACTATGAAGTATTTTTGCGTGAGCGAGCAAGTCGCTGTATATCTCCAAAAATACATAGTGTACAGAAAAAGAAAGGTTTTCTTTGGACAAACAGGGCAACTACCCGACCTCGTTACCGTCATCCACAAGCATAATAAAGAGAATTACTTCTTGCCCCTTGCCGAGGAGCATAAGTCAGATCTCATAGACATGCTACGTGCCAAGAAAATACAATTTTCTACAGGTATTATGTACAGAACGGTAAGTAACGACTTCGATCCTGAAGAAAAATTAGATTTCGATATGATTCTATTTTTCAGTCCGGCCGGTGTATCAGCCTTGTGCAAGAACTTTCCTGACTTCCAACAAGGAGACATCAAACTGGGAGCTTTCGGCCCTTCAACATCTAAAGCGATTGAAGAAGCAGGACTGCGATTAGACTTATCCGCACCTACACCCGAAGCCCCTTCCATGACTATGGCTTTGGATCAATACTTGGCTAAGCATAAGAACTAA
- a CDS encoding septal ring lytic transglycosylase RlpA family protein, with translation MRIGLRKLVLQGVLLSAMYTFCHQSAEAQTQGKASFYGAKAHGRLTASGARFHKDSLTCAHRSFPFGTLLNVKNLSNGKVVTVKVTDRGPRHKRLIIDLSYGAAKAIGMLRAGICKVEVTKLQKDSTRLPIDFKNPFAITAK, from the coding sequence ATGAGAATAGGTTTAAGAAAGCTTGTTCTACAAGGTGTTTTATTGTCTGCAATGTACACTTTCTGTCACCAATCGGCAGAAGCTCAAACACAAGGCAAAGCCTCCTTTTACGGAGCTAAAGCACATGGTAGACTCACTGCTTCCGGTGCCAGATTTCATAAAGATAGTCTGACTTGCGCTCATCGATCATTTCCTTTTGGAACTCTTCTCAATGTGAAGAACCTTAGTAATGGAAAAGTAGTTACGGTGAAAGTAACCGATAGAGGTCCACGCCATAAAAGATTGATAATAGACCTTTCTTATGGAGCAGCCAAAGCGATCGGGATGCTAAGAGCCGGCATTTGTAAGGTGGAGGTAACTAAACTACAGAAAGACTCTACCAGGCTCCCGATAGACTTCAAAAATCCATTTGCAATCACTGCAAAATAA
- a CDS encoding DUF4271 domain-containing protein: protein MSNFWIYQSSIDILTILILLMWATAALIISKVPGLLSNMFIALVSNRGEDFRTFITRFMSQGIFVHLSHIMSALGIAIVVYNFYLTQNMLSLADFNETISFLAFFTVIILAFFLIRRIIYHILGYIFLKKISVKEFLQQYYLLEWVWYFFLLPTMLLTLLPETRLIAIYIFIFFFVVWRILVCISLLRINRSEMGNPLHLFLYLCAHEILPFVYAAVGINYLVNSNTYLMIIS from the coding sequence ATGAGCAATTTTTGGATTTATCAGTCGTCCATTGATATTCTCACCATACTTATCCTGCTGATGTGGGCTACAGCAGCCCTTATCATCAGTAAGGTTCCCGGCCTTCTTTCCAATATGTTTATCGCATTGGTAAGCAACAGAGGTGAGGACTTCAGAACCTTTATCACGCGCTTCATGTCCCAAGGCATATTTGTGCACCTATCGCATATTATGAGTGCATTGGGTATAGCTATCGTGGTTTACAACTTCTATCTGACGCAAAACATGCTGTCTTTGGCTGATTTTAATGAAACGATATCTTTTTTGGCTTTCTTTACTGTTATTATTCTGGCCTTTTTTCTGATCAGGCGCATAATATATCATATACTCGGATATATTTTTCTAAAAAAAATATCGGTAAAAGAATTCCTACAACAGTATTACTTATTGGAGTGGGTATGGTATTTCTTTCTGCTTCCCACAATGCTTCTCACCCTTTTGCCTGAGACTCGGTTGATAGCAATCTATATCTTTATTTTCTTCTTTGTTGTATGGCGAATATTGGTATGTATAAGTCTTCTTAGAATAAACAGGAGTGAAATGGGCAATCCTTTGCATCTTTTTTTGTATCTTTGCGCCCACGAAATACTACCTTTTGTGTATGCAGCGGTAGGAATTAATTACTTGGTTAATAGCAACACGTATTTGATGATAATCTCATGA
- a CDS encoding glycoside hydrolase family 130 protein → MTDLKIVGQALPDMPWEDRPAGSKDVMWRYSANPIIPRDLLPTSNSIFNSAVVPFENGYAGVFRCDDTNRRMRLHVGFSKDAIKWDINPEPLTFQCEDKEIGEWVYGYDPRVTYIDDRYYVTWCNGYHGPTIGVAYTFDFKTFHQLENAFLPFNRNGVLFPKKINGNFAMLSRPSDNGHTPFGDIFYSESPELEYWGRHRHVMSPAPFEDSAWQCTKIGAGPIPIETSEGWLLIYHGVLASCNGFVYAFGSAILDLDEPWKVKFRSGPYLISPREEYECMGDVPNVTFPCAALHDPESKRIAVYYGCADTVTGLAFGYIDEIIEFTKKNSII, encoded by the coding sequence ATGACTGATTTGAAAATTGTCGGACAAGCATTGCCGGATATGCCATGGGAGGATCGTCCCGCTGGCTCTAAAGATGTAATGTGGCGCTATAGTGCCAACCCCATTATCCCAAGAGATCTGTTACCTACTTCAAATAGTATTTTCAATAGCGCTGTAGTTCCATTTGAAAATGGGTATGCCGGTGTGTTCCGTTGTGACGATACCAATCGCCGTATGCGACTGCATGTTGGTTTTAGCAAAGATGCCATCAAATGGGATATCAATCCTGAACCGCTGACATTCCAATGCGAAGACAAAGAGATAGGCGAGTGGGTGTACGGATATGATCCTCGTGTTACGTATATCGATGATCGTTACTATGTAACTTGGTGCAACGGCTATCACGGCCCTACCATCGGGGTAGCATATACATTCGATTTCAAGACTTTCCACCAGCTTGAGAATGCTTTCTTACCTTTCAATCGCAATGGCGTACTATTTCCCAAAAAGATCAATGGCAATTTTGCAATGTTGAGCCGTCCCAGTGACAATGGTCATACACCTTTTGGTGATATCTTCTATAGCGAATCACCTGAGTTGGAGTACTGGGGACGTCATCGTCATGTGATGTCACCCGCACCTTTTGAGGATAGTGCATGGCAGTGTACCAAGATTGGAGCAGGGCCTATACCTATCGAAACGAGCGAGGGATGGCTACTCATTTATCACGGAGTCTTGGCTTCTTGCAATGGCTTTGTATACGCTTTCGGATCTGCCATTTTGGATCTCGATGAACCTTGGAAGGTCAAGTTCCGTTCTGGCCCTTATTTGATATCCCCGAGAGAGGAGTACGAATGTATGGGCGATGTTCCTAATGTTACATTCCCTTGTGCAGCCTTGCATGATCCTGAGTCAAAACGCATTGCTGTATATTATGGATGTGCTGATACCGTTACAGGGCTGGCATTCGGTTATATTGATGAAATCATAGAATTCACCAAGAAGAATTCTATCATCTAA
- a CDS encoding IS982 family transposase: protein MKTNIVEIFCLTDDFSKLFDTLIQQRTLCEGNKKRRNRKFRMSDAEIMTILILFHHSRYRDFKSFYLQYITQQCHSDFPSLVSYNRFVELQSKVAFKLISFLNMCCLGECTGISFIDSTPLRTCHIKRAHGHKTMKGWAQKGKCSMGWFYGFKLHIVINDRGEIIQYQITPGNTDDRAPLKGGTFTKKLFGKLVGDRGYISQSLFDKLFIDDIHMITKIKKNMKNTLMSLYDRILLRKRALVETVNDLLKNVCQIEHTRHRSVNNFAINLIAGIIAYNLLPKKPELNLEIIHNPSTLLVHHA, encoded by the coding sequence ATGAAAACAAATATAGTTGAAATTTTCTGTCTTACCGATGATTTTTCCAAACTTTTCGATACCTTGATTCAGCAAAGAACCCTTTGCGAAGGAAACAAAAAGCGAAGAAATCGCAAGTTTAGGATGTCCGATGCTGAAATCATGACTATTCTGATTCTTTTCCATCATTCGAGGTATCGCGATTTTAAGTCCTTTTATCTTCAATATATTACGCAACAATGTCATTCGGATTTTCCTTCGTTGGTCTCTTACAATCGTTTTGTGGAATTACAAAGCAAGGTGGCATTCAAACTAATTTCATTTCTCAATATGTGTTGTTTGGGCGAATGCACCGGTATCTCATTCATTGATTCCACACCTTTACGCACCTGCCATATCAAGCGGGCACACGGGCATAAGACCATGAAAGGATGGGCCCAAAAGGGCAAATGCAGTATGGGATGGTTCTATGGTTTCAAACTGCATATTGTGATTAACGACCGGGGTGAAATCATTCAATATCAAATCACACCGGGGAATACGGATGACCGTGCTCCACTTAAAGGCGGAACCTTCACGAAGAAACTATTCGGCAAACTTGTTGGCGACAGAGGATACATCTCACAAAGTCTTTTCGATAAGCTCTTCATTGACGACATACACATGATTACGAAGATAAAGAAAAACATGAAAAACACTCTGATGAGCCTGTATGATAGGATATTACTCAGAAAAAGAGCACTTGTGGAAACCGTTAATGACCTACTCAAAAACGTTTGTCAAATAGAGCATACACGACATAGAAGCGTCAATAATTTCGCCATTAATTTGATTGCCGGCATAATTGCCTACAATCTGCTACCCAAAAAGCCGGAATTAAACCTAGAAATCATACACAATCCATCAACCCTCTTAGTACACCACGCTTAG
- the ffh gene encoding signal recognition particle protein translates to MFENLSDRLERSFKILKGEGTITEINVAETLKDVRRALLDADVNYNVAKQFTETVKTKALGQNVLTSVRPGELMVKIVHDELAELMGGKAVEINVTGAPSVILMSGLQGSGKTTFSGKLANMLKSKQGRNPMLVACDVYRPAAIEQLRVLGEQLNVPVYSEPESKNPVEIAKHAIDYAIQDKYDVVIVDTAGRLAIDEQMMEEIAAIKDAIKPQEILFVVDSMTGQDAVNTAKEFNERLDFDGVVLTKLDGDTRGGAALSIRTVVDKPIKFVGTGEKMDALDVFHPERMADRILGMGDIVSLVERAQQQYDEKEARRLEEKIAKNQFDFNDFLAQIHQIKKMGNIKELASMIPGVGKAIKDLDIDDDAFKSVEAIIYSMTPEERKNSSIINGQRRKRIADGSGTTVQEVNKLITQFAQTRKMMKTIQGFKGGKKMPRVPGMPKMR, encoded by the coding sequence ATGTTTGAAAATCTAAGTGACAGACTCGAGCGATCGTTCAAGATACTCAAGGGTGAAGGTACCATCACCGAGATCAATGTAGCTGAGACTCTTAAGGATGTAAGGCGTGCATTATTGGATGCCGACGTAAATTACAATGTTGCAAAGCAGTTTACTGAAACGGTAAAGACCAAAGCTTTGGGGCAGAACGTGCTTACTTCAGTACGCCCCGGAGAGCTTATGGTCAAGATTGTGCATGACGAGTTAGCCGAATTGATGGGAGGTAAAGCTGTTGAAATCAATGTTACGGGAGCTCCCTCGGTGATTTTAATGTCAGGTCTTCAGGGATCGGGTAAGACTACTTTCTCCGGTAAGCTGGCTAATATGCTCAAAAGTAAACAGGGACGCAATCCTATGTTGGTTGCTTGTGATGTTTACCGTCCTGCTGCTATAGAGCAGTTAAGGGTTTTGGGTGAGCAACTCAATGTCCCTGTCTACAGCGAACCCGAAAGTAAGAATCCTGTAGAAATAGCCAAGCATGCTATCGATTATGCTATCCAAGATAAGTATGACGTAGTGATTGTGGATACTGCGGGTCGCCTTGCTATTGATGAGCAAATGATGGAAGAGATAGCAGCTATCAAAGATGCTATTAAACCGCAGGAAATTCTTTTCGTGGTAGACTCTATGACGGGGCAGGATGCCGTAAACACTGCTAAGGAGTTCAACGAAAGACTGGACTTTGATGGTGTAGTATTGACCAAGTTGGATGGTGATACCCGAGGCGGTGCGGCTCTTTCTATCCGTACTGTGGTAGATAAGCCTATCAAGTTTGTTGGTACTGGCGAAAAGATGGATGCATTGGATGTATTCCACCCTGAGCGTATGGCTGATCGTATCTTGGGTATGGGTGATATTGTATCTCTAGTGGAGAGGGCCCAGCAGCAATACGATGAGAAAGAAGCTCGTCGTCTCGAAGAAAAGATCGCCAAAAATCAATTTGATTTCAATGACTTTCTTGCACAGATTCATCAGATCAAGAAGATGGGTAACATCAAAGAGCTGGCATCCATGATTCCGGGTGTGGGCAAGGCAATCAAGGATCTGGATATCGATGATGATGCATTCAAGAGTGTAGAAGCTATTATATACTCCATGACACCTGAGGAGCGTAAGAACTCATCTATCATCAATGGTCAGCGTAGAAAGAGAATTGCCGATGGTAGCGGCACCACGGTACAAGAGGTAAATAAGCTTATCACACAGTTTGCTCAAACACGCAAGATGATGAAGACAATCCAAGGATTCAAAGGCGGCAAGAAAATGCCACGCGTGCCGGGAATGCCTAAAATGAGATAA
- the rnpA gene encoding ribonuclease P protein component — translation MEDIKNNKLPKAERLYLRDHINDLFQEGKAFIAYPYRVIYLLSEAPLMARAEVMVSVPKKRFKRAVKRNRIKRLTREAYRLNKHGLIAALEENNMYLRVAFTIISDDMPDYPKVEKGINKALTKLIALL, via the coding sequence TTGGAAGATATTAAGAACAACAAACTCCCTAAAGCAGAGCGGTTATATCTGCGAGATCATATAAACGATCTATTTCAAGAAGGGAAGGCTTTCATAGCCTATCCTTACCGCGTCATATACCTTCTATCAGAAGCACCGTTGATGGCTCGTGCAGAAGTGATGGTAAGCGTACCCAAAAAAAGATTCAAAAGAGCAGTCAAACGCAATAGAATAAAAAGACTTACACGTGAAGCTTATCGGCTCAACAAGCATGGGCTCATTGCAGCTTTGGAAGAAAATAATATGTATCTTAGAGTTGCATTTACAATCATTTCAGACGATATGCCTGACTATCCCAAAGTAGAGAAAGGGATAAACAAGGCACTTACTAAACTTATTGCACTCCTATGA
- a CDS encoding MFS transporter has protein sequence MNTGNRNPIAWVPTVYFAMGIPYIAISLVSSLMFKDMGISDTEIAFWTSLLVLPWSLKPFFSLIMELVGTKKQYLVFAEFIISLMFGLIAFSLHLPSFFTISIMLMGALAICGSTQDIAGDGLYLTELSKKQQGQYAGWQGAFYNLAKILTNGGLVYLAGVLGDHYGVAKGWAFIMFICGVLILLLAIYHSWVLPSGRRAVTDYEATHSKLTFKEAMKEFGEVFRTFFVKKHIFYYIFFIIMYRFAEGLALKIAPLFLKADIAMGGLGLSNRQYGLIYGTFGSLAFIIGSILSGYYISYFGLKKTLFSLALIFNVQFIVYMLFAIYQPSSMVWISVGIILEYFAFGSGFVGLMLFMMQQIAPGKYQMAHYAFATSIMNLGYMIPGMISGKLSTMLGYKNFFIVVVCLTILPLITTYFVPFTHADKAEE, from the coding sequence TTGAATACAGGAAACCGTAATCCTATAGCTTGGGTACCTACGGTTTACTTTGCAATGGGGATACCTTATATAGCTATCTCCCTTGTATCATCACTGATGTTCAAAGATATGGGCATCAGCGATACCGAGATTGCTTTCTGGACATCACTACTTGTGTTGCCATGGTCTCTGAAACCTTTTTTCAGCCTCATCATGGAATTGGTGGGAACCAAAAAGCAATACTTGGTCTTTGCCGAGTTTATCATTTCTTTGATGTTCGGTCTTATTGCCTTTTCTCTTCACCTCCCGTCGTTTTTTACCATCAGCATTATGCTTATGGGGGCGCTTGCCATTTGCGGATCCACTCAGGATATTGCAGGAGATGGTCTTTACCTTACCGAGCTGAGCAAAAAGCAACAGGGACAGTATGCCGGTTGGCAGGGAGCATTTTATAATCTTGCCAAAATTCTTACCAATGGCGGACTCGTATATTTGGCAGGAGTCTTGGGTGATCACTACGGCGTAGCCAAAGGCTGGGCATTTATCATGTTTATCTGTGGTGTCCTCATCCTTCTATTGGCTATCTACCATTCGTGGGTTCTTCCTTCGGGCAGACGTGCTGTCACTGATTATGAAGCTACCCATAGCAAGCTTACTTTCAAAGAAGCAATGAAAGAGTTTGGTGAAGTATTCCGCACGTTCTTTGTCAAGAAGCATATCTTTTACTACATATTCTTTATCATCATGTATCGTTTTGCTGAAGGTTTGGCCCTCAAGATAGCTCCACTCTTCCTCAAAGCAGATATAGCTATGGGAGGTTTAGGATTATCCAATCGTCAGTACGGGCTTATCTATGGTACTTTTGGTTCTTTGGCATTCATCATAGGCTCTATTCTCTCAGGGTATTACATTTCATACTTTGGGCTCAAAAAGACCTTATTCTCCCTAGCCCTTATCTTCAACGTACAATTTATAGTATATATGCTTTTCGCTATTTATCAACCATCGAGTATGGTATGGATCAGCGTAGGTATCATATTGGAGTATTTTGCTTTTGGCTCAGGTTTTGTAGGTCTCATGCTGTTTATGATGCAGCAGATTGCTCCTGGCAAATATCAGATGGCTCATTACGCTTTTGCTACAAGTATCATGAACTTAGGGTATATGATCCCTGGTATGATCAGTGGTAAACTCAGCACCATGCTTGGTTACAAAAACTTCTTTATCGTTGTGGTATGTCTCACTATACTGCCACTGATCACTACCTACTTTGTGCCGTTTACTCACGCGGACAAAGCTGAAGAATAA
- the panD gene encoding aspartate 1-decarboxylase, producing the protein MFVELVKSKIHRVKVTEANLEYVGSITIDQNLMDAANILPGEKVQIVDNNNGARLETYVIPGERNSGVICLNGAAARMVQPGDIVIIMAYAWMTYEEAKTFKPAVVFPDSKTNRLV; encoded by the coding sequence ATGTTTGTAGAATTAGTAAAATCAAAAATTCACCGTGTTAAGGTAACAGAGGCAAACCTTGAATATGTAGGCAGTATTACGATCGATCAGAATCTGATGGATGCAGCTAATATTTTGCCTGGAGAAAAGGTGCAAATCGTAGATAATAATAATGGAGCCAGGCTGGAGACTTATGTTATACCCGGCGAGCGCAATTCCGGAGTTATCTGCCTTAATGGTGCTGCTGCCCGTATGGTGCAGCCGGGAGATATCGTTATCATTATGGCGTACGCCTGGATGACGTATGAAGAAGCCAAGACCTTCAAGCCTGCCGTGGTATTTCCGGATAGCAAAACCAATCGTCTGGTTTAG